Sequence from the Osmerus eperlanus chromosome 23, fOsmEpe2.1, whole genome shotgun sequence genome:
agaggagatgaaggggacaaggaaggagaggggcgagagaagatgaaggggacaaggaaggagaggggctagaggggatgaaaggaggggacaaggaaggagaggggctagaggggatgaaaggaggggacaaggaaggagagggccgagaggggatgaaaggaggggacaaggaaggagaggggcgagaggggatgaagggaggggacaaggaaggagaggggcgagaggggatgatgggagGGGGCAGCGGTGAGGGAGCATCATGAGGTGAAGGAATGTCTAAATAGCACTCTGTATAGCTGCTTATTGCATGTGGAGTTAAGGGACTCACTCATGAAACAACGAGAATGTAAATAAATTAAACTCAACCCACAATCAtgttccttctctctcgcttttCCTCCACTACCCTAACAtattccacctctcctctgacaTCTTTCTCTCCTACTCCCAGCATTGAACCTTTTCTGTATAATTCATCGGCAACTGCATATTCTATTGACATGCTTAACAGCATAAACAATATCTATCTAGTTGAGAACAGGTGGATGCATTATGCATGCAAGAAAGCAgcgttacacacaaacacagcatagGCCTTGCGTCTTTGAACATATACAATTGCGCAGAATGAGAATACTGTGAGTGggtgggaggatgtgtgtggggtagtGGCGTCATTGTCAgccctgatctgtgtgtgtgtgtgtgagagagcgtgtgtgagaagGTCTCTCTCCTTAAGCCCCAGCAGGTCATCAGCAGCTCAGCCCACTGATGTCTTATTTACATGAGCTTTTGCTTTTTACCTCTCTGACACTGTCGATATCTTGCCTCTTTTCCATTTgattcccctcatcctcccttctctctccttctaaacGACAGTTGCACAAGGTCAATTTAAACTACACTTTACTGTCTCATGAAAAGCAATGAGCTTTGAAGTATTGGAGTATAGGCTAGTAACTGCAGTCAATGAAACACTTGTCATTAATCACTAATACTGGGCTGTGGTTAAAGGTAGAGGCCTCTGTCTTGATGCTGTGTACCGTACTGTGCTCTTGTAAATATTTCATCACCTCTTGACCTCATTAGCCATGATTGAGTGAACTCCTGTTTGCCGACTCATACGTCTTAGTCCGTATATTTCCtgatccagggtgtgtgtgtgtgtgtgtgtgtgagcgcacgatgtgtgtgtatgtttgatcCAGGGAGAGAGCAATCACGGGGGTTAGCCAGTGACCTCCAGGCCCGGCTTGTTAGATAAGACCAGAACTGTAACTTcagccctctccctttctctctccctttctctcttcctgtgtctctctccctttctctctccctttctctctccctgtgtctctctccctttctctctccctgtgtctctctccctttctctctccctgtgtctctctccctgtgtctctctccctttctctctccctgtgtctctctccctttctctctccctgtgtctctctccctttctctctccctgtgtctctctccctgtgtctctctcgcattctctctccctgtgtctctctccctttctctctccctgtgtctctctccctttctctccctgtgtctctctccctgtgtctctccctttctctctccctgtgtctctctccctgtgtctctctccctttctctctccctgtgtctctctccctttctctcttcctgtgtctctctctctttctctctccctgtgtctctctctgtctagcaAACCCTGGCTTCTCCAGCAGGGCCTGTCCTTCactagaggagagacaggcccaGAGCTCGATATCTATTTATAGTTTTCGCCGCTTTCCACCTCGTCCCCTGGCACTCgaccctcccctccgccccccacccctccacctcctagCCCCTCCGCCCGCTGAATGTCACTCCTATTTAGGTCAGTGGGGCCCAACGCCCAGTCACTGAGCTCTGCCACATTAGCACACGTGAGCCCTACCACCAGGAGCCACAtccgagatggagggaggaggaggaggaggaggatgtggctcagtcacacacatgactcaggagatgaagagagagaggagtggaaggggaggatgtgcgtgtgtgtggggggaggcaggggattgTGATTGGGTAGTTAGTGACGGTATGACAGCGAGCGTGTATCAGCATTCCCCTGATCATTCGAGTTTGTTTGTTCCAGATGCAACCCCCTCCCCTTAACACCACTCCAAATTGGGGGGCGTCCTCGAtcctgacagacagaggggTAAACAGCATTAACGTGCCGTGATGAGCAATATCTTCTCTACCCCATTGGAGGCGAGAGCGTGCGGGAGAGGCACTGGCAGGGCTCCCAAGCATGCCTGTCTGCTGCTggccaagaggagagagggatgagggggaagggaggaggtagagaggaaagaggatgtGGAGCAGAGTTAGTAAAGAGCTTCAGGGGCTTCAGTAATGATTCCTCAAATACTTtctgagatggggggaggggggtggagggaagggaaggggggggggggatgaagcaACTGACAGAGAAAAACATAGAAAGTAGGAAGATATAAACTATTCTGCATGTAGGTTATATAAGACGGACTGTATACAGTAGCGTATTGAACAGTGTGGTTCTCTTTGAATGCCCTCCAGCATCTGAGGCAAGTGCATCAGAAtgtgctttctttctctttaaCTCTTCTGACCTTGTAGGCATATTCTGGAGAGATGTTCTCAGTCTCCGAACCCAGGCCACCTCCTGTGTGTCAGAGGGGCAGAGAGCCACCGTGTTAATGTCAAAAGCTTGTTCTTCAGGGCAGGCCTCAGCAGACAGGGCTTCCTGACGTCTGTGGAGGTCTCAGCATGGTTCGACCGCAGCACCACGCTCTCCGAGATAGGAGACATATCCTCCAGAGTTTGCCACTCTGTCACATAGACGAAACTGCACTGCTACATTTAGGCAAAACAAGATACTGTAGGATCCAGTCAATGTAGGCCAGCACTGGGAACATTTAGTTTTAGACATCCTCCCCTATCTGTAAACTAACTCTATTTCTATTTTTCCCTTGTAGCTCTTGCAACTGCCAACCCTTACTCACAACAGTCATGCCATCTAATATCTCCATGAGTTGAGGTCACGTAAGGATAACATTAAGAAACTCtaacctctttctcttttctcttctccatAGACATAGGATGGCATACAACAACCACACCCCGCCAATTGACACTCCCAACCTTCCCGAAATCCTGCCCTGGCCTGGGACCCCTGTCCCAGGGGAAACCCCCCATAACAGCCTCCCTGTGGGGCCGTGCGTGGATCTGGGCCGGCGTCTACGCCCGTGCTACGGCCCCCGCGGCTTGGCCAAGTCCCTCCTCTTCCGTTTCTCCCAAGGCTTCTCCAGCCAACCGGTCAGCAGCCCAGATACAGCCTCGGTTCTGATCCACATGAAGCTGGAGGACCCCCAGGCTCTCACCATGGCCTCCTTCGCCTCCACCCAGGCCAAGGAGCACGGCGACGGGGCAGCCCTGGTGCTCTTcttggcctcctctctcctaagcCAGGCCAGAGAGCTGCTGGCGCTGGGGGTGACCGGGGATGAGATCCAGGCAGGCTACAGGAAGGCTTGTGGCAggaccctgctcctcctggagGGGATGGGCTGTGGGCGTCTGGCGGAGCCCAGAGAGGAGCTTCAGGTGAGGGATGTCCTTAGGGGCTTCCTGGCCTCCCGGCAGCCCGGGCTGGAGGCCCTGCTGGAAGGGGTGGTGGCAAAGAGCTGTGTCCACAGCTGGAGACCGCTCACCTCAGGAGTCAGTGgagaggtgtgggagggggtgacctttgaccccagcTGTGTCAGAGTCTGTGTGgcgctggagagggagagcacaACAGAGGGAACAGGGATAGAGGACGGTGAGATGGATGGAGGTGGAACGGTAGTtggtgaggaagagaaagacaaagcctcaggagaggaggaagagaagaaggaaaacagggaggaggagagggcagagacaAGAGATGAGAAGGGAAGTTGTATGGAAAACGAGGAGAAAAAGAACGAGGAAGAAATTGAGAGAACTGtagaaagaaaagaagagaaagaagacaaGGAGAGTGAGAGTCAAGAGGaccaaacagagaaagagaccgaGGGCCACGATAAGACAGAAAGTGCGAAACCAGGAGAGAAAAGTGCTCAGATACAAAAAGAGGATCAAGAAAAGAGTAATAGAAGAATAGAGAAGAGGAGTAAAgatagtgaggaggaggaggaggacagagtctTAGACGACTGGGTCGATCTAGGCCTGGAGATATGGGCAGCCAGTCTAGATGAAGACAGAGTGGAAGGGGTGGTATGGACCGAAGAGATAAAtgtaagagagaaaagaaatgcTGCGAAAAAGATACACGGAGTTTGCAAAGACCTGCCATCTGTCAGCATACATGGCAGCGTCTCCAAACTAACAGGACACTTCTCCTCCATGCGTCAGATGCACAAACATATTGGCTCTGTGCACTCTGTCCAGCACAAACGCAGACTGCATAGACCACGAGGTCGTCTCACCAGCCCAGCCCCTCGCCCACCGAGCTACCACAACCACCATTCTCCCAGGAAGACCCATCCATCCCCCAGGCGAACCCACCCAGCCGACCCCCACCAGAGCCTCCCTCTTCAGGCTAGTGTTGTGGTGGAGGAGCCCCTGGATGGAGAGGCCTGCTCCAAGGTGACAGTCACCCTGCGTAGCCTGGACCAGACTCTGCTGGACAGTGCCGAGCAGGCCGTGGCTGCCTCCTTGAGGGTCTACCGCTCTCTCCTAACGGACCCCAGGGTGGTCCCCGGGGCAGGGGCCTCCGAAGTTAGCCTGGCTGTGGGGTTGACCCAGTACGGGCTGGGCCTGGTGGGCATGGAGCAACTGGTGGTCCATGCCTTCGCCCAGGCCCTGCTGGAGCCAGTGAAGATCCTGGGAGAGAACGCTGGGACCCCAGCTGACCTGGCCACGCTCAGAGGCTGCATGAGCCGCTGGgcgggccagggggaggaggacgagagcccAGGGTTAGGTCAGGGGGTTGTGGACGGGTTAGGATGTAAGGCTAGTGCCATACAGAGAGCCACAGATGCCTCTCTCACCATCCTAACTGATCTCCTCAGCCAAAgaccggaggaggaggacaagagtcAGAACTTCTACCCAAGAATAGTCAGCACACCgctcccatcacctcctccatcagacAACACAGACATTATATAACATACTTTTTCATATGATATTTATATAAACTAATTTATATCAAAATATATAATTGTCTATTGTCTGTATATAATTGTCTGTTCATTTGTCTATCTATTCTACCCAATCCATTACAAAACAAATGACCAAAGACCATCCTCCGCTTAAGTGTGACCTACAGTACAGAAGAACTGTAAGCCTCTGTATGCCTGTGTCCACCAGCAAGGTAAGAGGTGCATGTGTACCTGTAGGCTTAGAGTGCTTCTGAGGTTGGCCCTGGGCAGGGATACGGCCacgctggtggaggaggtgtggttCAGCCACTTGGCCAGCAGGTCCAGGCTGAGCAGCTTGTCCAGGCGGGCCAGGCTCTCCACGTGGAAGGGCATCAGCAGCACCACGctggccccacccccccacagccTCAGCTCCAGCACCTGCACCATGTTCTCCACATCCTCGTAGTGACGGTACACTcctggggaggaggtgtggagggtgagggtgaagaGTATGTGgagagaacaacaaaaaaactatgCAGAGCTGAAAAAGTGACTCATGAAAAAGTGGTCTACCTGCTCTGTGCATCATGGGCACCTTGGTGTACTTAGCTCCCAGGAAGGTGCGAAGATCTGAGGTGTCCTCAttaaactctctctcccacaatcCTGTGGGAAGACAGGGACATAATTACATTGGAACATTTGAATGCCTTGAATGTGTAAAGTGGGATTCCACATGGATATGCTTGAATGAAAAAATGGTGTATATGGACCTACTGGGTTAAAAGGGATAGGGAATGTTCTGATAATCATATCAGAAACCCACACAATTAAGTCTTAATGTGGGACACTTGATTGAAAGCCCCAGTGTTCCCCTTGACAATAAAATGTCATTGGTTGAGGTGGACAGGTCACTGGGCGATTGTGCAGAAGGCAAGTGAATCCCATCATTTAATGGCTAGTAGTTCCATTTACCATTCAGACCTATTCAACTAACAGCTAGCATTAGCTCACCTCTTGACTACACAATTTCGTTGGACCTGACAGACTTCAAATTGCACCTCGGTAATAAAGTACTCCTCACTATAACCCAAGACCTTTCGCTGCCCCTTTAGATAAAGAAGAGAACATCACAAAGAGGGGCGGTTCGATTGGAGGAAAATAAAGTAGATAACGACTTTGAAATCTTCCGTGTCACTCCTCGCTAACGCCACCCGCTGCAGCGTAGGACGCGGGAGGAAACCGTTGGCTTCCTGGGAGCCGCGTTGGCGTACCGCACGCGCTCCGTCTTTCCCAACATGCACACGCTGGAAAGAGAGAGCTCGGAGTGTCCCGTTTCTGTGATTTCTAATTAAATTAAACGACATCGCCGTAAACAAAGTGCCGCATCTGAGGAATGAGGTACCTTCTGGCGGTCATGTGACATGACGGTATGACGGGGTGATTTCCACAAAGTGAGGGGTTTATCTCGCAACCCGACCCTCTGGCTGGCATTCAGGAGTACACAGTGATCTGGGTTTgcgtgtgtgggcctgtgtctAGACAAGCTAGTGTGCTCAGGGCTTTGGTAGAATTATATGAACCCAGCCCTGCATTGCAGAGGAGGCTGGCACCTATTAATAACAATAAGCTAAACAATGACAACTGTGCAGTAATGAAAACAGTCCCCCCACGCTCCCAGATCCATAGCACAAGACATTCTGGCTTCTAACTACAATCAATTGAGCCAACAACTTTCTTCTGTTGTTCCCTTCATCTTCTCACTGATTACGAATTGTTGTGGCGGTGCAGAACTATTATTAGAGGTTAAATATGCatggttctcttttcttttttttttccctctcctttGTTGCGTTATCTGTGGGTTTTCTCTGCAACTGGTTTGCTGAGATCCTGCAATTTTTCTTCCCCTCTCGTGTTTGTTTGTCTAACGCCGGAACAAAGCCTGCATTAATTAAGTGTGGACTGGAACTCCCAAGGTAGGCCCCTTTTACATCCTACCACCATGTCTGtcaatctcactctctctcacgctctctcctttcctctccctccctctcacagcaGGACACCACGACTTCTttacctttctccctccctcttttcttcccttctttacttttctctccctcctccttttcttcccAGAACTTTGCCCACCTGCCCCGCCCTTACCCTGCAATGTTTCTCTTTAGATTTCCCTTGCTCCTTactcctctctccattctctttgCTTTTAACAATCCTCCTCTACCCCCGCTAATTGCACCCGTCGTCATCTTCCAtccaccccttcctctctttctccggctctgttgttctctctggcgctgggagggagagaagggaggcagACACAGTACAGAGCTTTTTCATTCCGCTTTTCGATAATTAactaaaaaaagaatgaaaccGAAACAAAAAATAACGATAAGAAGGAACCAGATGTTGTTGCCACGGCGAGAGGATCCTCAGCCACCATCACAACAGTGAAGATGATTTTCTGAGAATGCTGCATCATCACAGACCGAGAATCACCAACAAATAAATGTATTAGGATGGAGCACGGGCAGTGGACGACAAGGGAAGAAACATCGACTTCTTTTAAAATTATAaatcaaaactcggaatccaatTTGTGTAATCTAATTCCTGCGCTGTAATCTATTGCGTGATCTAATTTGTATGTTTCATCCCCAAAATTAATGAACTAACTAACTACCGCTCAACATAGAAACTAATTTAGTGACGAAGTCAAAAACATCAAACAAAGAAAATTAATTAGATTGCTTATCAATCTACAGTCGGTGGAAATGCTATTTTCTGAGGGCTGTCTCTGTTGGTTACTATGTTTCCCTgaaaacctccctccctctctctctctctacctgaataacctggagggagagattcagagacagagggagggagagaggaagagagagccaaCAGTGCTGAGCGTGAAGCCCACACTGGCACAACCGTTGATTGAGGCCCACTTCTCGTTGCCCCTCCGCTGCAGATTTTAAGCGCTGCAGACTTTAAGCGCTGCAGACTAGCAAGGCTGCAGACTGTGAAAGCTGCAGACTTGGAGGCACTCTGAGCACAGATGCCAGGCCTGACgccagggggagagagccagGACACTTGTTACTCAATTATTTAGGATGACACATCACCCCTCCcgatagaagataaataagctCTCAGTGATAGACCAGAGAATCATCCTTTATCTGCTGCGTCCACCAGCTggggtcttacacacacacaggtgggcatgctgcctggcacacacactcttcactaGGCGAGCTGGCACGTACGCAGTGCTGAAGGAACACATGCACATAAATCATAATTACAGCTCAACATAGACAACCAACCACCCACTCACATCTAAGGGACCCCCAGCAGGTTAGACTGTCTAATACACAGATGTGAATGAGAACAGAGCATCTCTAATTATACTAAATGAGGTTGCACACACAAATCTATTTACACACTCATCATTCAGTCCTCCACAAATGAATTTTACATTTCCTGCAACAGCACTGTGAGAGGGGTGTAAGGTGGACTGAATGTTTTAGCATTTTTGTTTCTCCTCACCTTTAAAACGCAGGGTGTTGGCCACGACCAGAGCTCCAGTCTTTGTCTGGATCTCACCCCTCAGCGGagctccctccaccccacccatgCCCTCCGTCGCCCAGGCGTGGAACTGTTTCAAGTCCCTCTTGGAATCCCCCTGTCCCAGGGTCTGATGCTTCAGCCCAAACTTCCCCTTACTCTCCTTCATGAAACCCTCACTCAGCTGTGGCCCTTGCTTGGAGAACACAGCAGAGGAGCTGTACAGTCTGAAGCTGGTGCCATTGGCCTCGCTGAGAgactccagcccccctgccagCTCCCCAGCCTGGCCAAGTTTCTTGGAGGTAGTGGGTGTCTGGAGGAGGTCATGGAGTTGTTTGGCGGTGGTACCCCCAGCCCCTCTACCCAGAGCCCccagggaggaggccaggagcagTGGGGAGACAAAGGTGTTGAGGGCCCCGGACTCAGAGCGGAGGGCCCGGTACAGGCGCAGACCTAGGGCCCAGCTGGAGTCACCCATGGGTGGGGGACTGGCAGGGGCCTCCTGGGTAGATACCCCAGAGAACCCCTGGACCAGCAGGGCCAAGAGTGTGATCAGGTGAGAGATGGACACTGACTGCAGCATGACACACCTGGGGAAGCAGGAGAGAAGAAATTAGATATATTTTTGGTTTCCCCAATGACGGAGAATAAAATAACCAAAGGTTTTTCGCTATGATGTGTCTTTCAATGAGCGTAAAACCCAGCAAGCCACGGACTGTCCGTATTTGGCCTTCCTTTTAGGAAATAGGTCACTGAAGACTACACTTCCTTAGCCTACTGTATCCATTTAAAAAAAGCTCCTCAGCTCAGACGGAATGCAAATTAATAGCTATTTCAATTTACTGTCCAATTTTCGCACTGTGCTGCCAAATTTGAGATAAATCTTGATTAGACGTTAGATAGGCTACATGTATGTAAGCTCGTGAAGCTTAATTCGTTAGTTCGAATGAAGCGCCCCTTTCAACGAAAAACCCGAGTTTACTGACAAGCGGATAACGACATTACGCGAATGACGTGTGTTTATCTCTTGTAATATTTCGAGGACGAAGCGAAAGTGAAAAGTCCTTTGTCAGACATACCGTTAATTAATTTAAGTTCTCTCATGCAGCTATTTCCGCAAGTTGCTACACTGGTGGTTTTCTGCGAGCTCAGACGTGGCAAAGGAAGTTTGCCTAGGTCTAACCCAGCTTCCCTGTTCAAGTCGGGACAATTTATTTCGCCTTTCCAGAAATTTCCAGCATTCCATTGGGGCAGTGCTTAATGTTAACACAGTAGCCTATAGTTTCCGAGAGGATGGTCTATGCTTGTtacgtttacattacatttagtcatttatcagacgctcttatctagagcgatTTACAGTCTTGTTAATACACAGATGTAGCCTATAACATGGATTTAGAATGTTTTATGTCTACAGTCGGTAACTTTATGTTAAACATCTATAGTAGGCTAGTAGAACTACGCCGGTGCGGGGAGGCTAATGCATATGACAGTGAAATGGGGAAAATAGTTTGACACAACACAGGCAGACCACATAACTTGACTGAACAACAACTCCAAGCTTGTGCGACTCAATCTCTGTTCTTTTTGGCTGGAGGTGCAGTTCGTGTGTGAGTCGTGAGGGGTCGCTAACGATCTTTTTAGCCTCGTTCCATTTCATTGACCCTGTGTGCCTCTaccaacaccttgtatttcgaCCCAGCAAGGCTGAGCCGTGCTCGACCTCCCAACCATCGTCCTTCAGCATTTCATGTCTCCCCTCGTTTTCCGTCGATTTACCGGTGTAAAACTCTAGATGGGACATAGCAAcatagagggatagaggaaggATTATTTCCTAATAGCAACAACTTGTCAGGAAAAATGGGCATATAGCTCAGTCTTAGCTGCAATCGATAGATATAGAGATTAAGAAGGAAAGATAGTCTAAGAAGGAAAAATAGAAGATCTAGAAATGGAAGTAGATAAGGGCTACAGACAGACCACCAATGCAGAGCAATCAACCTGAacatgacagcctgtagaaCGAACCAATTATTTACCTCTGTCAAATCAATAGAGCTCTCCGAGAGATAGCCATCAGCAGCAGAGACTCTGcaggcgcaaacacacacacttacacatttacactcacacacaggagctctgtaacacgcaaacacacaacgATGCACTCTCAAacatacgcatgcacacacttacCGAATCAGACACGTTAATACTTTCTCACCACTACCACACACCGGAGCTctgtctcacacatacacacagtgaaacgctctctccctctctctccctctctgtctctcactgtctctcactgtctctctctgtctccctctctgtctctcactgtctctctctctccctctctgtctcgctctctgtctctcactgtctctccctctctgtctctcactgtctctccctctctgtctccctctctgtctctttctctgtctctctgtctgtctctctgtctctccctctctctttcccgtcCCTCAGACAGAGGAGCCTTGTTGCCTGTACTTGTTTGTGACAGTATAATATCAGACTCATGGAGATGGGTTTTGGCTTTCTGAGAACTGTGTCTACAGTAGGCCCATGACCATGAATAACTGtatacaaacacataaacagCCATTTCTCATGTACACCCacccgcgcgcgcacacactaatgatgatgatgaggccaCCCTGCCACCCTGACCCTGGGCCGTGGGCGTCCGTGTGTGGGATGAGTGTAACCGGAGAGAGCCTAACTCGTGTCGGGGGACGCGGTGCCCGGAGGCCTCTTGCACCACATCACCGTCAACGGCGGCCGTAATGAGCGCGCGCAGGTGATTCAGACGAAGGCGGCCGTGCTGTGGTTAAACGAGCCCCTGGGGAAgtgagactgggggagggggtcatggggaggcgggggggggggggggggggggggaataccgTCTATGCATTTGTGATCTTCCGGGCCCTGGGGGAGCATGTTCTGACCGAGGCACACCTTTAAACCCCTCACCCTTCTGATTCTTGTCGTTACGGGTGCCGCCAGACAccgtttctcccccctctcctggtgGGGATGTGAAAAAGACAACTTCACTATCGAGTTATCCACTTCCATGTCCCTTCCAGCTGCAGTTTTCCGGCTGTGGTCGGGTTAAACGGCTCATGGCTCCGGGGCAAGACTGCGGGATCTACACCTCGTACACACAGCCATTACACTGGCACTGCCCTGTCTGCCTCCAGCGACGGTAGAGaccaccctccttctccctccctccctctctccctccctctctccctccctctttctctttctctttctctttctctctctctctctc
This genomic interval carries:
- the serpinh2 gene encoding serine (or cysteine) peptidase inhibitor, clade H, member 2, with the protein product MLQSVSISHLITLLALLVQGFSGVSTQEAPASPPPMGDSSWALGLRLYRALRSESGALNTFVSPLLLASSLGALGRGAGGTTAKQLHDLLQTPTTSKKLGQAGELAGGLESLSEANGTSFRLYSSSAVFSKQGPQLSEGFMKESKGKFGLKHQTLGQGDSKRDLKQFHAWATEGMGGVEGAPLRGEIQTKTGALVVANTLRFKGLWEREFNEDTSDLRTFLGAKYTKVPMMHRAGVYRHYEDVENMVQVLELRLWGGGASVVLLMPFHVESLARLDKLLSLDLLAKWLNHTSSTSVAVSLPRANLRSTLSLQKQLSALGLTDAWDQKTADFSGALGKNQGNLHLGGVLHWASLELGSDAGQGAAELEDEIVEKKPKVFYADHSFVVLVRDNSSGAPLLLGAVDLLEGEALYDEL